tttattcaatttttttaaaataattataaggtaTTTAGACATTatacgactgcaaatatcatttttaaatgggtaataagtaaaatatgttatttctaATACCGTTGAGTAGAGTGCCATCTTTGcctagagaaaatatatttgttggaGGTACCTGGCCCATGGATACCTGGCCCAACTCCGAATTGGCACCACATTCGCACTACGAGGCGAAGGACCCATTGGCCATTATTCACGAACAGAAGTCCTTTTCCCGTAATTACTGAACACCCCCTCAACACTGCCTTCTAGTTCTCGGCGTCTCGCCCAAACCCTCGACTATAAATACTCCTTGTCCTCAAAGCATCAGAGCCCTCTTTCTCTCGCTCCCCCTCGGCTGCATCCTCGCTCTCTCCTCCTTAGCCCCTTAACTCTTTGTTGGAACGGTCCGAGAGATTCCGCAAGCATGTTGGTTTACCAGGACCTCCTCACAGGTACCGTTGCTTCTCTCTCAGATTGACCTTTTTGTTTAAATCGAGGCTTGTCTTGTTTTAAGCATCACACATGTTTTCGATCGGTGTGTTGTCTATCAAGTTTTATCTCTGAAGGTATGTTTTCGTTTATTGCTTGTTATTCCATATGTTTGGTGTTCGTTGTTGCGTATGTTGTTGAGATCTGGAGGTTTTACATATCGgtttaagttgaaaaagtttgTGTGATCTAATTTAATGGGCCCATTTGAATTATCATTCCCTTAGCTGAGATATCGTTTACTTAAAGCCATATATCAGATAATCTAGCTGACCCATTTCAACTGTCCAGAAAAAAAAGTGACCCATTTGAACAATCTTTCGCTTTGTTTGCTCCATTTATATTGCTTTGGGTGACTTTGCTAATTGGTTCATACTCTACTGTCCTTTGATTTAACTTGTTTGAGACTTCTTTTGAATGTGCATACATATTAGAGTGTTGCTAGTTTTGTTGTAGTCTCTCTTTCTGGCTGTGATGATTTGATGCTTGCGTTTTTTTCCTCTGATGGATTAATTTATTGGTTTTGTTGACTAACggaatgttatatatatttgagtggtattactttttttattgaaatttgtttcTGCATTGGGATGTTATGGAGGAAGTTGACTGACCGTTTAAATGTTGCATTGATATCAGGCGATGAGCTTCTCTCGGACTCGTTTCCATATAAGGAAATCGAGAATGGAATTTTGTGGGAAGTTGAGGGAAAGGTTGGTGTTTATAACTTCCTCACTTTAAATCTTAGTTTGAATACCTAGTTTGAAGAGTTTCACTACTTTGTAATGCTAACAAGGGTTTTGATACAAGTGACTGACTTGTGCCATTACATGTTTATGCAGTACAAGAACTAAAAGAAAACAATGCTGTGGCTTGATTAGGATATCCGGGATTTTATTTGTgttgactttatatatatattggaattcAATTAATTATGGTTTCGATGTATTTGCATGTTCAGTGGGTTGTTCAAGGAGCTGTTGATGTAGACATTGGTGCAAACCCCTCTGCTGAAGGTGGAGAGGATGATGAGGGTGTTGATGACCAAGCTGCGAAGGTGGTTGACATTGTTGACACATTTAGGCTTCAGGTTTGTTGTGCCCACAAAATCTTATgacatcatttattttttattgcaaaGCAGTGTTTGACTAGGTTATTATCTCATGCTTGCAGGAGCAACCTCCTTTTGACAAGAAGCAATTTGTCACATATATGAAGCGGTTCATCAAGTTGTTGACACCCAAGCTTGAGGGCGAGCAGCAagagaaatttaagaaaaacattGAGGCAGCAACCAAGTTCCTGCTTTCGAAGCTCAGTGACCTCCAATTGTAAGGCCCTCTTATATATGATGCTGTTCGAAATAGTTACCTATTCACTACCACTTCCTTGTGTCAATGTTGTGTCTATGCCAACGCATGTAATTGTAATTTGTCTCCTCTTCTTCTATGTTCTGATATAATATCAGGCTCAACTGAGTAGCTTGAAAGTTAGTTTTTTAGTTGTTAATGCCTGTATCTTTGGCTTAAAAGTTAAATAGCTCAAACAAAGCCTTTATGCCCTTTGCAGTTTTGTGGGGGAGAGCATGCATGATGATGGCTGCCTCGTATTTGCTTACTACAAGGAAGGTGCCACTGACCCGACATTTTTGTACTTTGGCTATGCTTTGAAGGAGGTCAAGTGCTAAGAAGTGGAGTAGCTTGCTTGCCAAGACGTTCTTGATGAATTTGCAGTTATCTGTTTGTTTTCTCTTCtgatgtttttattgttgacaTAAGGCTTTGTGCCTAGTGTTTGGGTTTTGATGGGTattttctcataattataatgtgTTTTCTCTGATTCAATGGGTGTTATGTTTGAGTTTAGTCTATGGGTTGGCTCAAGGGCCTTGGTGTATGCTCCATTTACCCCCTGGGTCTAAGGCTCAGATCTTTGGTTTCAAACTATTTTCAGGAGTTATGTCCCATTAGTGAAAAGCCGATGATTTTATTGGAAAGTGTTACAGGGGTCTGAGGTTTAACCGGATAAAAGACATGTTGCGTTCACATGGTCACCGGTATTCCTTGTCATCAAGAGATGTGTTGTGTTTAGTTGAAGGGagtataaattatttataaaaattaaaaatgataggAGTATCCTAAACTAGTTTTGGCATTCATCATGGTTTCTGTGATGTCTTTACCGATGTAGATATATTAAGAGTGGAcacctatcaaaaaaagataTCTTAAGAATTGTCATAGGTATATGAGGGGGTCTTTGATAAACCATAATACCAAGCTAGTCACGAATGTTATAACAAAGtctcacttttttataattagatttaCTGATTTATGTATTTGCTTCAAAATGGTAGTCGGAAATGGTTGAAAATCGATTCATTCTAAAACGATGCATTGAGTGATATAACAAGTTGTGTTAGCAAATGCAATTTCCAGGCTCTTGGTAATCTTTAGTGTACTGTGCATATGCAAATGGTCCCTGCCTCCTCTCCcctccatttttgtttttcctctttaaCAAAAGATGTTTTCAATATCTCATTTTTGTTGTGTGATGGGTTTGAGATCTCCAAAACTAAAGGACAAATGACTTGttaaaatggcccaaaacaCGATTAATTGATTATGCAGGTCTTGCAGTTAGGTGGGTTGCATGCATGGACTGTCTGTATGCGATTAAAATGTGTCGAAAGTGAGTGGAGATAATATTGTATGGATCATAGTTAGGTCCAATCCAAAGGCTTTAAATGCCTCCCAATATGTTATATCAACTCTTACTTTAAAAGttggtatatatttataaaaaagaataataataataatgtaagtaTTTATTTCCCCATGCAAATACAGCAATTGCCATTTCTAAACGTTAGCACCAGCATGCATGAGATACACACTGAGCCTTGGAATCTGTAAAATCTATGGACTCATCCAAACAAATCCATTTTTTTgagttatgttatatatattcatttttacgTACTTTTTGGGCATTCAATAAATGTGATTGGccaatacaattattttatattagaaaaagTGATGCAATCAATTACATTaatgaaatgcataaaaaatatataaaagtgactGCATAACGAGCGAAAGCTGCTAGCTCGAGAGTAGGgtacacaaaacaaaaaatgagggATATGGCAAAATTGGTAGACACCACGGACTTTATTGAATTCATCCAAAAATCAAATCCACGTAAGTGCCAACTTTATAGTGTACAATTTAGTCAAATTGATGTCTTCAAATGGGCTATAACCCACTTATTCAACTCTAACCTCATCTATGATATCTTGAATTCTCTTTCATCTCGTAATTCTTTCTCTTCTATGATTAAAAGAAAGTCCACATAAATCAATACAATAATGTATGTAGGGTCTATTGTTCATGTTTTTCGTCCGTGCgcatatcatttttcaaaaatcattgACTAATATTGCAGCCTGACACCAACCCTATATAATTACACTTTAAAAAAgactctaaaaaaataaaaaaacaaggaCTTGCTGTCCATTGAAATCATTAATAGGGTTCCCAATGAGGTTGATTAGAAAAGATGAGAGACAACAAGAGCAAATCCGCCCAACAAATGATGAAACTTTAATTCAAATTACCTTACATGCTTTAACTTAAAGCAAGACTTTATTCGAAAAGAAGTGCATTGCAAGGTATGATAGAATTGAAAAGGCTCGGTCTTTTTCAGGTGGCCCCCCCCACCACCTTCTGATCGAACagcaatataattataatccTTCTTGCTGGCCCACATTCATCACAACAACACATCATTTACAACCTACATGTacaattcttaattaattatgtatcCTTATGCTttgctttttttaattaattttatatcatatattagatttattttttaataaaaataattttataatctaatatatcaaattaagttattaaattttattttattttaaacatgtGATTGTTTTATTTATCATGTTGTTTATGCTTCGTCAATAACCataaagagaaaagatacttacaaccgtgaattgcgtaaccgccgcgtaatcgctttgaaaaaaataataaaacatgggactcacatgaaaaaaattaattttttaatagtagaccccactctttttcaaagcgattacgcggcggttacgtacttcacggttgtatgtagaattactcaaccATAAATATTGTCAGTTTTGCAAGGAACTTCAACAAAAATAGCTAAGATGTCgacaatatatttcttagagcattggcaatgaccTAGtccaagtctaaattttagttttttctttttgagttaaAAGCTCATGCATTAGACTAACcaaaatgatatttgtgaaaatttaagcTTTAGTAATTTAGGGCTCCTAGTCATATTTGGAGAATCACTGCAAAATgactaaatcaatattttataatctttccATCCAACtatctcatctctctcttttaatattaaattttaatattaatacaagtgtatttacaaaatgttaattttttaaaaatattattaaaatatataatattatattactactTTGACCTTCAAATGAGTAGTCTAATGTGgattaatttcttcaaaaattttaactataactaaaaccttaaattctaat
This window of the Juglans regia cultivar Chandler chromosome 12, Walnut 2.0, whole genome shotgun sequence genome carries:
- the LOC108994805 gene encoding translationally-controlled tumor protein homolog, with the protein product MLVYQDLLTGDELLSDSFPYKEIENGILWEVEGKWVVQGAVDVDIGANPSAEGGEDDEGVDDQAAKVVDIVDTFRLQEQPPFDKKQFVTYMKRFIKLLTPKLEGEQQEKFKKNIEAATKFLLSKLSDLQFFVGESMHDDGCLVFAYYKEGATDPTFLYFGYALKEVKC